A section of the Spirosoma pollinicola genome encodes:
- a CDS encoding sensor histidine kinase, with protein MKKSLFKKGEIWNLFGFDGLDAEEFKKRTTAVQLAIFTAASGVVYALIYVFLGFPSVAYVIYIYIPICLLNLIYLRISHRYDVFGVVQLALIFLFPLVTQLTIGGFVEASAVVFAVFLAPAGALLYTRRSVARISFYLFVIVIIAAAVWEYQYGRQEPVLPRGVILTFFASNLVTICGIVYFLLESFLQKQEELRAELRQSLDTLRTTQDQLIQAEKMASLGELTAGIAHEIQNPLNFVKNFSEVSIELIQELSDEHAKGDQRDQVLEADLMADLSHNMSKISHHGNRASSIVRGMLEHSRQSSGQTVPTDLNALCNEYIGLAYHGLRAKDKSFNVDLVKDLAPDLGLVNLISQDVGRVLLNLCTNAFYAVHQRQKVMGELYKPRVQISTRRINNKITIQLIDNGTGIPADIRQKIFQPFFTTKPPGQGTGLGLSLAYDIITKGHGGTLTAESVEDKGTTFTITLPA; from the coding sequence ATGAAAAAAAGCCTGTTCAAAAAGGGCGAGATATGGAACCTGTTCGGGTTCGATGGGTTAGATGCTGAAGAGTTCAAGAAGCGAACGACGGCCGTACAACTGGCTATTTTTACGGCTGCATCGGGCGTAGTCTATGCGCTGATCTATGTTTTTCTGGGCTTTCCATCGGTAGCTTATGTCATCTACATTTACATTCCTATTTGTCTGTTAAATCTGATCTACCTGCGTATCTCACACCGATATGATGTCTTTGGGGTTGTTCAACTGGCGCTGATTTTCCTGTTTCCGCTGGTCACTCAGTTAACAATTGGTGGGTTTGTTGAAGCTAGTGCCGTTGTGTTCGCTGTCTTTCTGGCTCCTGCGGGCGCCCTGCTATATACCCGGCGTAGTGTAGCCCGGATTAGCTTTTATCTATTTGTGATCGTAATTATCGCAGCCGCTGTCTGGGAATATCAGTATGGGCGGCAGGAGCCAGTGCTGCCCCGTGGTGTGATACTTACGTTTTTTGCCTCTAATCTGGTCACAATTTGCGGAATCGTTTATTTTCTGCTCGAAAGCTTCCTGCAAAAACAGGAAGAGTTACGGGCCGAGTTGCGGCAATCGCTCGATACACTCCGCACCACGCAGGACCAGTTGATACAGGCCGAAAAAATGGCTAGTTTGGGGGAATTGACCGCTGGCATAGCCCACGAAATTCAAAACCCGCTCAACTTCGTCAAAAATTTTTCGGAAGTTTCAATTGAGCTGATCCAGGAACTAAGCGATGAACACGCAAAAGGAGATCAACGCGACCAAGTGCTGGAAGCGGACCTAATGGCCGACCTCTCGCATAATATGTCCAAAATCAGCCATCATGGAAACCGGGCGTCGAGTATTGTCAGGGGTATGCTGGAGCACTCGCGGCAAAGTTCCGGGCAAACAGTGCCGACTGATTTGAACGCTTTATGTAATGAGTACATAGGGCTGGCCTATCATGGTTTACGAGCCAAAGACAAGTCATTTAATGTTGATCTGGTCAAGGACTTAGCGCCCGATTTGGGACTGGTAAACCTTATTTCGCAGGATGTAGGTCGGGTTTTGTTGAATTTGTGTACAAATGCATTCTACGCCGTTCATCAACGCCAGAAGGTAATGGGGGAGCTTTATAAGCCTCGTGTACAAATCAGTACAAGGCGGATCAACAATAAAATTACGATTCAATTGATTGACAACGGAACCGGTATACCCGCCGACATTCGTCAAAAAATTTTCCAGCCGTTTTTTACGACTAAACCACCCGGACAGGGTACAGGTCTGGGCTTGTCATTAGCCTACGACATCATTACAAAAGGACATGGAGGAACGCTCACCGCAGAGAGCGTAGAAGACAAAGGGACAACTTTCACGATTACATTACCCGCTTAA
- a CDS encoding alpha/beta hydrolase family protein gives MRNLYLVFLTLILHCVTYGQSTPPSQTTASPTDLNERIRMLEENLRLANQGLAKTVDDLLWYQKLGDVAAIDKIRYGSKPPHVVKNPTGQGATNPVVIPAYTFVPKKFTSAKKLPLLIFVHDGIHGDFSTLYAHVVRELLDQGYLIIAPEYRGSAGYGGEFYKQIDYGDYENDDVLAGKRWAVENMPQADPDRVGIIGWSHGGMISLMNIFDHPDDYKVAYAGVPVTDIIARLGYKPQAYRTIFSEATHIGKDPSDNVAEYRRRSPVWNAQKLKTPLLIHTNTNDEDVNVLEVESLINALKAHEKKFEYKIYQDAPGGHSFNRLDTKLARDSREEIYKFLARYLTPPSPLR, from the coding sequence ATGCGCAACCTGTATCTGGTCTTTCTAACCCTCATTCTTCACTGTGTTACCTATGGGCAAAGTACGCCACCAAGCCAAACAACGGCTTCGCCAACGGATCTGAATGAACGTATTCGGATGCTGGAGGAAAATCTCCGGTTAGCGAATCAGGGGTTGGCTAAAACCGTTGACGACCTGCTTTGGTACCAGAAGCTGGGCGATGTGGCTGCCATTGATAAGATTCGGTATGGCAGCAAGCCGCCCCATGTTGTCAAGAATCCGACAGGTCAAGGAGCGACAAACCCGGTTGTCATTCCGGCTTATACGTTTGTGCCAAAGAAGTTTACGTCAGCTAAAAAACTGCCGCTTTTGATTTTTGTACATGATGGGATTCATGGCGATTTCAGTACGCTTTATGCACACGTTGTTCGTGAGCTACTCGATCAGGGATACCTGATTATCGCCCCAGAGTACAGGGGAAGTGCTGGCTATGGCGGTGAGTTTTATAAACAGATCGACTACGGGGATTACGAAAACGACGATGTACTGGCCGGGAAACGATGGGCGGTTGAAAACATGCCGCAAGCAGACCCCGATCGCGTAGGCATCATTGGCTGGAGCCATGGGGGCATGATCTCGCTGATGAATATTTTCGATCACCCCGACGATTATAAAGTGGCCTATGCCGGTGTGCCCGTTACGGATATTATTGCCCGGTTAGGCTACAAGCCGCAGGCATACCGAACCATTTTTTCGGAGGCTACCCACATTGGCAAAGACCCGTCCGATAATGTAGCCGAATACCGCCGTCGGTCGCCGGTCTGGAACGCCCAGAAACTTAAAACGCCCCTTCTGATTCACACCAATACAAACGACGAAGACGTAAACGTGCTGGAAGTTGAGTCGCTGATCAACGCATTGAAAGCGCATGAGAAAAAATTCGAGTACAAAATCTATCAGGATGCACCCGGCGGGCATAGCTTTAACCGACTCGATACGAAGCTGGCCCGCGATTCGCGCGAGGAAATTTACAAGTTTCTGGCCCGTTATCTGACCCCGCCAAGCCCGTTGAGATAA
- a CDS encoding sensor histidine kinase, whose protein sequence is MLNLFTNAFYAVQQRQKQAGSESGYQPTVRVSTRCAGSEVVIKVIDNGTGMSEEVQQKIFQPFFTTKPTGEGTGLGLSLAYEIITKGHQGSLKVASKEGEGTTFLLKLPG, encoded by the coding sequence GTGCTGAACCTGTTCACCAATGCGTTTTATGCGGTTCAGCAGCGCCAGAAGCAGGCGGGCAGTGAATCGGGTTACCAGCCCACGGTGAGAGTGAGCACGCGCTGTGCCGGTAGTGAAGTGGTGATCAAGGTGATCGACAACGGGACGGGTATGTCGGAGGAGGTTCAGCAGAAGATTTTCCAGCCCTTTTTCACCACCAAGCCCACGGGGGAGGGGACGGGGTTGGGTCTGTCGCTGGCTTATGAGATCATCACCAAGGGGCATCAGGGCAGCCTGAAGGTAGCCAGTAAAGAAGGAGAAGGAACAACGTTTCTGTTGAAATTGCCGGGTTGA
- a CDS encoding ABC transporter permease codes for MNLFRISWSNLKDKPLSSFLSGLLMTFGITIISLLLLLNKQLDDQFRKNIKGIDMVLGAKGSPLQLILSSIYQIDSPVGNISLDEAERLTRNPMIKTAIPLSMGDNYQSFRIVGTSKKYLDHFGATVAQGKLFQQDLETVIGPRVAAVTGLKIGDTFSGSHGLDKDGEVHADTKYKVVGILSGTNTVTDQLILTPLSSIWAIHEHHEEHEAPAADATEGPEEPREITSMLIKFRNPMGMMLARGINSNSKLQAALPNIEINRLFSLLGVGVETLRGLAIVIMLISGISVFVSLYNSLKERRYEMALMLSMGATRAQLFGMLLLEGLVLALIGFVLGILLSRIGLWLFSSSVSSEYHYNLAAFGILPEEWILLGVAILIGLLAAALPALGVYRMNISRTLAEE; via the coding sequence ATGAATCTGTTCAGAATTAGTTGGAGTAATCTTAAAGACAAACCACTAAGCAGTTTCCTGAGTGGGCTTTTGATGACATTTGGCATCACGATTATTTCGCTGCTACTCTTGCTCAACAAGCAACTCGATGATCAGTTTCGCAAAAATATAAAGGGCATCGATATGGTGTTGGGCGCTAAAGGAAGCCCGCTCCAGTTGATTCTGTCCAGTATATACCAGATCGACTCGCCGGTCGGCAATATTTCGCTTGATGAAGCCGAACGGCTAACGCGCAACCCAATGATCAAAACGGCCATCCCCCTGTCGATGGGCGATAATTACCAGTCGTTTCGTATTGTTGGCACCAGCAAAAAATACCTCGATCACTTTGGAGCTACCGTAGCCCAGGGCAAGCTATTCCAACAGGATTTAGAGACCGTTATCGGACCCCGTGTGGCGGCTGTTACAGGATTGAAAATTGGGGATACCTTCTCCGGCTCGCACGGCCTCGACAAGGATGGCGAAGTACATGCCGATACGAAATACAAAGTTGTTGGCATTTTGAGTGGTACAAACACCGTTACCGACCAACTCATTCTTACACCACTTTCCAGCATCTGGGCCATTCATGAGCATCACGAAGAACATGAAGCACCAGCCGCCGATGCTACGGAAGGCCCGGAAGAACCCCGCGAGATTACGAGCATGCTTATCAAATTTCGGAATCCGATGGGTATGATGCTGGCACGGGGTATCAACAGCAACTCCAAACTTCAGGCCGCCCTACCCAATATTGAAATTAATAGGCTGTTCTCGTTACTCGGCGTGGGTGTCGAAACCCTGCGGGGGCTGGCCATTGTCATTATGCTTATTTCCGGCATCAGCGTATTTGTCTCCCTCTATAACTCGTTGAAGGAAAGACGTTATGAAATGGCTCTGATGCTGTCTATGGGTGCAACCCGCGCCCAGCTTTTTGGTATGCTGCTACTGGAAGGGCTGGTGCTGGCACTGATAGGATTTGTTTTGGGCATTCTCCTCAGCCGTATTGGATTATGGCTATTTTCGAGTAGTGTCTCCTCAGAATATCATTACAATCTGGCGGCCTTCGGTATCCTGCCCGAAGAATGGATTTTGTTAGGCGTTGCCATCCTTATTGGCCTTCTGGCGGCTGCTCTACCTGCTCTGGGCGTTTACCGCATGAACATCTCAAGAACGCTGGCGGAAGAATAG
- a CDS encoding DUF349 domain-containing protein has product MANQEQEINQQPETQNQATDSLAVNTPEDINNESEASVTAPAPEPTVEDSAATTPESVEAPVASADETQPEAVGIDGTNEVPTATPVDEPTPEAAPVEATSAPEESTQVEATAPETTQEATPEVSEPVAEAEVAQTDVAPTEVAEAEPTADAPAEPTAEAVASEEMTAQYADVQEAEDESPVASVADYSQFSKADFVNLLETQMAAISVASVTPGDFKKADLTLKEVKPLFDQMKRAEREAALQAYVTETGAEEGFEYKYDESVQRFDELYKLIKSQKNTYFQNLDKAKDTNFASKTDLLTRLRELVETDENNAGDPKVSWNEFKKIQDEWKAAGNMNSPHNATLWATYHALVDRYYSNRNIYFELKELDRKRNTSLKTEVIEKVEAMAKASEETPVTRQTIDEANALFEEYKHIGPAPKAEQEVLWGRMKAALDVLYDKRRGQTNEQRKESAQLYEEKSAIYEELVPITSFASNSINDWNDKTKAVMTLQDRWNAIKGPMPREEGKELSKKFWAALKTFFHNKGEFFRQLESKREENLRAKVDLCEQVEAILAAGEESPEITQTVIELQRQWKNIGQVPEKQKNSIFDRFKAACDAFFNKKRSKNQETEREFEGNLANKIALIERIEAAATANADLSQLNEFKKEWNSIGFVPKKDMQSTQKRYINAVNALVGSTGKIPAKDKERIMLQSEAEATRPGRSDRGDRGDRGDYNRGNRDGGNVENKRESDIRRRITSIENDIATYRNNIEFFARSKNADKLRADIDRKIADAEKQLDDLRHQLRVAQA; this is encoded by the coding sequence ATGGCAAACCAAGAACAGGAAATTAACCAGCAGCCGGAAACCCAAAACCAGGCTACTGACTCGCTGGCAGTTAATACTCCCGAAGATATCAACAACGAATCGGAGGCATCTGTTACAGCACCCGCTCCAGAACCTACGGTCGAGGATAGCGCTGCAACAACACCCGAATCTGTAGAAGCACCCGTGGCTTCTGCAGACGAGACACAGCCCGAAGCTGTTGGTATTGACGGCACAAATGAAGTACCAACCGCCACACCGGTTGACGAACCCACACCGGAGGCTGCTCCCGTGGAGGCTACATCTGCGCCCGAAGAATCAACTCAGGTTGAAGCCACTGCGCCGGAAACAACGCAGGAGGCCACCCCGGAAGTGAGCGAGCCAGTTGCCGAAGCAGAGGTTGCCCAAACGGACGTTGCCCCAACGGAGGTTGCCGAAGCAGAGCCCACAGCCGATGCTCCCGCAGAGCCGACGGCAGAAGCTGTTGCCAGCGAAGAAATGACAGCACAATATGCTGATGTTCAGGAAGCTGAAGACGAAAGTCCGGTCGCTTCGGTCGCTGACTACAGCCAGTTTTCGAAGGCTGATTTCGTTAATCTTCTCGAAACGCAGATGGCCGCCATCAGCGTCGCTTCAGTTACGCCCGGCGATTTCAAGAAAGCCGATCTGACATTGAAAGAGGTGAAGCCGCTGTTCGACCAGATGAAGCGGGCCGAGCGTGAAGCCGCTTTGCAGGCTTACGTGACGGAGACTGGTGCCGAAGAAGGATTCGAATACAAATACGACGAGTCCGTTCAGCGGTTCGACGAATTATATAAGTTAATCAAGAGTCAGAAAAATACGTATTTCCAGAACCTGGATAAGGCAAAGGATACCAACTTTGCCTCGAAGACGGACTTGCTGACCCGCCTGCGCGAACTGGTCGAAACCGACGAGAACAACGCTGGTGATCCGAAGGTTAGCTGGAACGAGTTTAAGAAAATACAGGACGAGTGGAAAGCTGCCGGGAACATGAACTCCCCGCACAATGCCACACTTTGGGCTACTTACCACGCCCTTGTCGACCGGTATTACAGCAACCGCAATATTTATTTTGAATTAAAAGAACTCGACCGGAAGCGCAACACTAGCCTGAAAACGGAGGTGATCGAGAAAGTTGAAGCCATGGCGAAAGCATCGGAAGAAACGCCGGTAACGCGCCAGACGATCGACGAAGCCAACGCCCTGTTCGAGGAATATAAGCACATTGGTCCAGCCCCTAAAGCTGAGCAGGAAGTGTTGTGGGGACGCATGAAGGCGGCTCTGGATGTACTGTACGATAAACGCCGGGGTCAAACCAATGAGCAGCGGAAAGAGTCGGCACAGTTATACGAAGAGAAGTCGGCTATATACGAAGAATTAGTGCCCATTACCTCATTTGCGTCGAACAGTATTAACGACTGGAACGACAAAACGAAGGCGGTAATGACGTTGCAGGATCGCTGGAATGCCATCAAAGGGCCAATGCCACGCGAAGAAGGCAAGGAACTGAGCAAGAAGTTCTGGGCAGCGTTGAAAACGTTCTTTCACAATAAAGGCGAATTCTTCCGTCAACTCGAAAGCAAGCGGGAAGAAAACCTGCGGGCCAAAGTCGACCTGTGCGAACAGGTAGAAGCTATCCTGGCAGCAGGGGAGGAGTCGCCTGAAATCACGCAGACGGTTATCGAACTGCAACGTCAGTGGAAAAATATTGGTCAGGTGCCTGAAAAGCAGAAGAACAGCATTTTCGACCGGTTCAAAGCGGCCTGCGATGCGTTCTTCAATAAAAAACGCTCCAAGAACCAAGAAACCGAACGCGAATTTGAAGGTAACCTAGCCAACAAAATTGCGTTGATCGAACGGATCGAAGCGGCCGCTACGGCCAACGCCGACCTATCCCAACTGAATGAGTTCAAGAAGGAGTGGAACAGCATTGGGTTCGTGCCGAAAAAAGATATGCAGTCTACCCAAAAGCGGTATATCAATGCGGTGAACGCACTGGTTGGCTCAACGGGTAAAATACCGGCAAAAGATAAAGAGCGCATCATGCTGCAAAGCGAAGCCGAAGCAACCCGTCCGGGTCGCAGCGATCGTGGTGACCGGGGTGATCGTGGCGACTACAATCGCGGCAATCGCGATGGGGGTAATGTGGAGAACAAACGCGAAAGTGATATTCGTCGGCGCATCACATCCATCGAGAACGACATTGCAACTTATCGAAACAACATTGAGTTTTTTGCCCGGTCGAAAAACGCCGATAAACTCCGCGCCGACATTGACCGGAAAATTGCCGACGCCGAGAAACAGCTGGATGACCTGCGTCATCAACTGCGTGTGGCTCAGGCATAG
- a CDS encoding hydroxysqualene dehydroxylase, with the protein MPKVVILGGGVAGMSAAHELIERGFSVDVYEKKPYYLGGKARSVNVPGSNPADPNGMNPTAPGSSKHSLPGEHGFRFFPGFYKHITDTMKRIPYTNAAGQKNRQGVFDNLVDVTRVGILRNGKKPIITIVSFPKSLADIEAAIGVLHTHDTGLLPGEARFFAGKVWQLMTSCQRRRDLEYEKVGWWQFMDADGHSHAYQHLLVEGLTRTLVAANAKFASTKTGGDIFIQLLFNIANPGMHTDRVLNGPTNDVWLDPWEDYLTKKGVRFFKGALIEEVVCDKGHVTSVQIQDWQKALAAENPSAVPVPSNASPKTQAAQPVPDRFAYDPPAVGDYYLLATPVEVTAVLLSNEVKKSIGSLEHIDELAADVAWMNGIQFYLNQVVEVVHGHCIYVDSEWALTSISQLPFWGDFDINKRGDGLVKTIFSVDISDWEAASPAEPGLPSLKARECQTFDQIADRVWAQLKRSLNVNGTVVLTDDMKQGVYMDHDVPYRGYYLDHDLNEQVPPNVADPTASAVGKQKEGKRVLVDHEPLLVNTVNSWANRPDAFLPGLSNLFLASDYVRTNTDLATMEGANEAARRAVNCIIDLSGVDASPCRVWNLHEPVFFAPFKWYDAWRYRLGMPYRKTPGWFDALMVVWGVAYAAGFLLYTAWTAVTSWISQLTKNS; encoded by the coding sequence ATGCCAAAAGTTGTAATACTCGGTGGTGGCGTTGCCGGTATGAGCGCAGCCCATGAATTAATTGAACGCGGCTTTTCGGTCGATGTATACGAGAAAAAACCCTATTATCTTGGCGGCAAGGCCCGTAGTGTAAATGTTCCCGGATCGAACCCCGCCGATCCCAATGGAATGAACCCTACCGCTCCCGGCAGCAGTAAGCATTCGCTACCCGGAGAACATGGCTTTCGTTTCTTTCCGGGTTTCTACAAGCACATTACGGATACCATGAAACGGATACCGTACACAAACGCGGCTGGTCAGAAAAACCGCCAGGGGGTGTTCGATAACCTTGTGGATGTAACCCGTGTTGGTATCCTCCGCAATGGCAAAAAGCCTATCATTACGATTGTTAGTTTCCCAAAGTCACTGGCCGACATTGAAGCAGCTATTGGCGTATTGCATACACACGATACCGGTTTGCTGCCGGGCGAAGCCAGATTCTTTGCCGGTAAGGTTTGGCAGCTTATGACTTCCTGCCAGAGAAGGCGCGACCTGGAGTATGAAAAAGTTGGCTGGTGGCAGTTTATGGATGCTGACGGCCACAGCCATGCCTACCAGCATCTATTGGTAGAAGGTCTTACACGCACACTCGTGGCGGCCAATGCCAAATTTGCCAGTACGAAAACCGGGGGTGATATTTTTATTCAGCTCCTGTTCAACATTGCCAATCCCGGCATGCATACAGACCGCGTTCTGAATGGGCCCACAAACGATGTGTGGTTGGACCCGTGGGAGGACTACCTGACAAAAAAGGGCGTTCGATTCTTTAAAGGGGCGTTGATTGAAGAGGTCGTTTGCGACAAGGGTCATGTTACGTCCGTACAGATTCAGGACTGGCAAAAAGCACTGGCTGCCGAGAATCCGTCGGCCGTACCCGTACCATCCAATGCCTCCCCTAAGACTCAGGCGGCTCAACCCGTACCGGATCGGTTTGCCTACGATCCGCCCGCTGTTGGCGACTACTACTTGCTGGCCACACCCGTCGAAGTAACAGCCGTGCTACTCTCCAATGAGGTTAAGAAAAGTATTGGTAGTCTTGAACACATCGACGAATTAGCTGCCGATGTGGCGTGGATGAATGGCATTCAATTCTACCTGAATCAGGTGGTTGAGGTGGTGCATGGGCATTGTATTTACGTCGACAGCGAGTGGGCCCTGACATCTATTTCGCAATTGCCTTTCTGGGGTGATTTCGATATAAATAAGCGAGGGGATGGGCTTGTAAAAACTATTTTTTCGGTAGATATCTCAGATTGGGAGGCTGCCAGCCCCGCCGAGCCAGGGTTGCCGTCCCTGAAAGCCAGAGAATGCCAGACTTTCGATCAAATAGCCGACCGGGTATGGGCGCAACTCAAGCGAAGTTTGAACGTGAATGGCACGGTAGTGCTCACCGACGATATGAAGCAGGGCGTTTATATGGATCATGACGTACCTTATCGGGGCTATTACCTTGACCATGACCTAAACGAGCAAGTACCCCCCAATGTGGCCGACCCAACCGCTTCGGCTGTGGGGAAGCAGAAGGAAGGAAAACGGGTGCTGGTCGATCACGAGCCGCTTCTGGTCAATACCGTTAACAGTTGGGCCAACCGCCCGGATGCCTTTCTGCCGGGTTTGTCAAACCTGTTTCTGGCGTCGGATTACGTGCGCACCAATACAGATTTGGCCACCATGGAAGGTGCCAATGAAGCAGCCCGGCGAGCTGTTAACTGCATCATTGACTTATCGGGCGTCGATGCGTCGCCCTGTCGTGTCTGGAATTTGCACGAACCGGTATTTTTTGCGCCCTTCAAGTGGTATGATGCCTGGCGTTACCGGCTTGGTATGCCTTACCGAAAAACACCGGGCTGGTTCGATGCGCTCATGGTGGTCTGGGGCGTGGCCTATGCCGCCGGATTTCTGCTCTACACCGCCTGGACGGCCGTTACGTCCTGGATAAGCCAGCTTACTAAAAATTCCTGA
- a CDS encoding adenylate/guanylate cyclase domain-containing protein, with protein MKAKILVVDDETDLELLIKQKFRRQIREKQYEFIFAHDGVEALEVLAQEPDTDMVLTDINMPGMDGLTLLIKLHENNPMLKAVIVSAYGDMDNIRTAMNRGAFDFVTKPVNFEDLELTMQKTMEYVMQLRKTLQAIKENNILRMYVDESVLTFMNRPEFETSLSASETVVATVLFIDICGFTAISERESADTVVRLVNRYFDVMVKEIIAQGGYVDKFMGDAVMAVFRGEYHFDRAIEAALAVRTQVTTLEDNLPNHPNYHPQVSIGINTGEMVSGNIGSATLRRLDYTVIGDAVNMAQRLQSVAQAGQIVIVESAQQQIAESFTCERIGEVTLKNKSAPVVIYNVVG; from the coding sequence ATGAAGGCCAAAATATTGGTGGTTGATGACGAGACAGATCTTGAACTGCTTATCAAGCAGAAGTTTCGACGACAGATACGGGAAAAACAATACGAATTCATCTTTGCGCACGATGGTGTAGAGGCTTTGGAGGTTCTGGCGCAGGAGCCGGATACAGATATGGTGCTGACCGATATCAATATGCCCGGCATGGATGGTCTGACGCTGTTGATCAAACTTCACGAAAACAACCCAATGCTCAAGGCCGTCATTGTGTCGGCTTATGGGGACATGGACAATATTCGCACTGCCATGAACCGGGGGGCATTTGATTTCGTGACCAAGCCTGTCAATTTTGAGGACCTGGAGTTGACAATGCAGAAAACGATGGAGTATGTGATGCAACTTCGTAAAACGCTGCAAGCCATTAAAGAAAACAACATTTTGCGGATGTATGTCGATGAGTCGGTGTTGACGTTTATGAATCGGCCCGAGTTCGAAACATCGTTGTCGGCAAGCGAAACTGTTGTAGCTACCGTTCTTTTTATTGATATCTGTGGTTTTACTGCCATTTCAGAACGCGAATCAGCCGATACGGTCGTGCGTCTGGTGAATCGCTATTTCGACGTGATGGTTAAGGAAATCATTGCGCAGGGAGGCTACGTCGATAAGTTTATGGGCGATGCTGTGATGGCCGTTTTTCGGGGGGAGTATCACTTCGACCGGGCCATTGAAGCGGCACTTGCTGTGCGAACACAGGTAACTACGCTTGAAGACAACCTGCCCAATCACCCAAACTATCACCCGCAGGTATCTATCGGCATCAACACCGGCGAAATGGTGTCGGGTAATATTGGTTCAGCCACACTCCGGCGTCTGGATTACACCGTAATTGGCGATGCGGTCAACATGGCTCAGCGTTTGCAATCGGTGGCTCAGGCTGGCCAAATTGTCATTGTCGAATCGGCACAACAGCAAATCGCCGAGTCGTTCACCTGCGAACGCATCGGCGAAGTAACCTTAAAAAACAAATCCGCCCCCGTGGTGATCTACAATGTGGTGGGATGA
- a CDS encoding response regulator, with amino-acid sequence MKKILVVDDETDVKDLFLQRFRREIRNAEFQLAFANSGEEALTYLAGHTSEVILILSDINMPGMSGFELLRHIRQDFQAPPPPVVMMITAYGDPDSERQAVSLGANDFLTKPLDFTVLKQKLHDLA; translated from the coding sequence ATGAAGAAAATTTTAGTGGTTGACGACGAAACAGACGTAAAAGACCTATTTCTCCAACGCTTTCGTCGCGAGATTCGTAATGCCGAGTTCCAGTTAGCATTTGCCAATTCGGGCGAAGAAGCATTGACTTATCTGGCCGGTCATACATCGGAAGTTATCCTGATTTTATCCGATATTAATATGCCCGGCATGAGCGGTTTTGAGCTGCTGCGGCACATACGGCAGGATTTTCAGGCACCTCCACCCCCCGTTGTCATGATGATTACGGCCTATGGCGACCCCGACTCGGAGCGGCAGGCCGTTTCGTTGGGCGCGAACGATTTTTTAACAAAACCCCTCGACTTTACAGTCCTCAAACAAAAACTTCACGATTTAGCATGA
- a CDS encoding transmembrane-type terpene cyclase, giving the protein MNQPLLNLRDYTPLELITFGAGCFLWIVVYFFTLRSIFKRQFVEIPIVTIWGNIVWEFLWSWVFVPDIGSLFMWGYRVWFFMDCLIVYGAFRYGHKQVTLPQINRHLGLLSVLGILAWAPLLYFYIDIYDAPLSKMGAYSGYLLNILISALYIPLALRLNDWTLFSYPTAWCKGIGTLLISVFCFLHFTDGFLLTMCVLTALLDGVYIYLFSQQRNQPLVS; this is encoded by the coding sequence ATGAATCAACCTTTACTGAACCTTCGCGATTATACTCCTCTAGAGCTTATTACATTTGGCGCCGGCTGTTTTCTCTGGATCGTTGTCTATTTTTTTACCCTTCGAAGCATATTTAAACGTCAATTTGTCGAAATTCCGATTGTTACCATCTGGGGCAACATTGTGTGGGAGTTTTTATGGAGTTGGGTGTTCGTGCCGGATATCGGTAGTTTGTTTATGTGGGGCTACCGTGTCTGGTTTTTTATGGATTGCCTGATCGTATATGGAGCATTTCGGTATGGCCACAAACAGGTTACACTACCCCAGATTAACAGACATCTTGGCCTGTTGAGCGTATTGGGTATTCTGGCATGGGCGCCATTACTTTATTTTTATATTGACATCTACGACGCTCCACTGAGCAAAATGGGGGCCTATTCGGGCTATTTGTTGAACATACTCATCTCGGCGCTTTATATTCCCCTGGCGCTTCGGCTAAATGACTGGACATTATTTTCGTACCCAACTGCCTGGTGCAAGGGTATTGGCACCCTGCTCATTTCTGTGTTTTGCTTCCTTCATTTTACAGATGGCTTCCTATTGACCATGTGCGTTCTGACGGCTTTGCTCGATGGGGTGTATATTTATCTATTTTCGCAACAGCGCAACCAACCACTCGTGTCGTAG